In Chrysoperla carnea chromosome 2, inChrCarn1.1, whole genome shotgun sequence, the following proteins share a genomic window:
- the LOC123292076 gene encoding titin-like: protein MNFLVVLCLAIAACSAKPGYYYGKPTLDRSAIEYPLPHFVSEPAPLPHLIEQPAPFYAAAPLPRPLPQPLPQPLPEVAPVYPVYANQYHRQYHNQDTLGQYNFAYETADNSRSEARDALGHVVGSYTYVDAEGKLQTVNYRADEGGFNVAGTNIPDASSVVNKLEQVKESPEVAAAREAHLKAHEDFKAGKFVLPVAPEVPAVPAVPEVPAVPELKPIEDEPQVAAAKKEFLSKYDAQVDLLKKIESGEHVLSTPAPIALESPVAVTDEPAVALAKKEHNELHKALSEHHEILKKLTPEPVEYVSLPYPAIPSHQYSAIPYSQYPFAYNYSRLYESHPLAVPHGYHSLYHPYGLPLVPPQPFYHHQYDIKSISPIVAEAKLHEPLIAPALIPRHETLVAPTLIPQPVFQHVEPALKSVTPIVAEGKLHEPLITPAFFSHPAPAVELQREAFFAPQLIAEPVFHHVEPTLKSVTPIVAEGQLHEPLIRPAVFPHQAPLVAEYGW, encoded by the exons ATGAACTTTTTG GTCGTTTTATGTTTGGCGATAGCCGCATGCTCAGCAAAACCTGGATATTATTATGGAAAACCAACATTAGATCGTTCAGCCATTGAATATCCATTACCACACTTTGTAAGTGAACCAGCTCCATTACCACATTTGATTGAACAACCAGCACCTTTCTACGCTGCGGCTCCATTACCTCGTCCATTACCACAGCCATTACCACAACCTTTACCAGAAGTAGCTCCAGTCTATCCAGTCTACGCCAATCAATATCACAGACAATATCATAATCAAGATACTTTGGGACAATACAATTTCGCTTACGAAACAGCCGATAATAGTCGAAGTGAAGCTCGTGACGCTTTAGGTCATGTAGTTGGATCTTACACATACGTTGATGCTGAAGGAAAATTACAAACTGTTAACTATCGTGCTGATGAAGGTGGTTTCAATGTTGCCGGAACAAATATTCCAGATGCTTCAAGTGTAGTCAACAAGTTAGAACAAGTTAAAGAATCACCTGAAGTTGCTGCTGCTCGTGAAGCTCATTTAAAAGCTCATGAAGATTTCAAAGCTGGTAAATTTGTTTTACCTGTTGCCCCAGAAGTACCAGCTGTTCCAGCCGTTCCAGAAGTACCTGCTGTGCCAGAATTGAAACCAATTGAAGATGAACCGCAAGTTGCTGCCGCTAAAAAGGAATTCTTAAGCAAATATGATGCTCAAGTTGATTTACTCAAGAAAATTGAATCAGGCGAACATGTTTTATCAACTCCAGCTCCAATTGCTTTGGAAAGTCCAGTTGCAGTCACCGATGAACCAGCAGTCGCTTTAGCCAAAAAAGAACACAATGAATTACACAAAGCACTTAGTGAACATCacgaaattttgaagaaattgacTCCAGAACCTGTCGAATACGTATCTTTACCATACCCAGCAATTCCATCCCATCAATACTCAGCAATCCCATACTCTCAGTATCCATTCGCCTACAACTACAGCAGATTATACGAATCTCATCCTCTTGCCGTTCCACATGGCTACCATTCACTTTATCATCCATATGGTCTTCCATTAGTTCCACCCCAACCATTTTATCACCACCAATACGATATTAAGTCAATAAGTCCAATTGTAGCCGAAGCTAAACTTCACGAACCTCTCATTGCTCCAGCTTTAATCCCACGCCATGAGACTCTCGTTGCTCCAACCTTAATCCCACAACCTGTTTTCCAACATGTTGAACCTGCTTTGAAATCAGTTACACCAATTGTAGCTGAAGGTAAACTTCACGAACCCCTCATTACCCCCGCTTTCTTCTCACACCCAGCTCCAGCTGTAGAATTACAACGTGAAGCCTTTTTTGCCCCACAATTAATCGCTGAACCAGTTTTCCATCATGTTGAACCAACCTTGAAATCAGTTACACCAATTGTTGCTGAAGGTCAACTTCATGAACCACTCATCAGACCTGCAGTATTCCCACACCAAGCTCCATTAGTCGCAGAATACGGATggtag